The Macaca fascicularis isolate 582-1 chromosome 1, T2T-MFA8v1.1 genome includes a window with the following:
- the RNASEL gene encoding 2-5A-dependent ribonuclease isoform X2, translated as METRDHNDPQEGPMSSSGRRATVEDNHLLIKAVQTEDVDRVQQLLEGGANVNFQEEEGGWTPLHNAVQMSREDIVELLLRYDADPVLRKKNGATPFIVAAIAGNVKLLELFLSKGADVNECDFYGFTAFMEAAVYGNVEALKFLYERGANVNLRRKTKEDQERLRKGGATALMDAAKEGHVEVLKILLDEMGADVNACDNMGRNALIHALLSSHNWDVEAITHLLLDHGADVNVRGERGKTPLILAVEKKHFGLVKRLLEQEHIEINDTDSDGKTALLLAVELKLKDIADLLCERGASTDCGDLVMIARRNYDRSLVKLLLSYGAKEHFHPPAEDWKPQSSHWGAALKDLHRMYRPMIGKLKFFIDEKYKIADTSEGGIYLGLYEKQEVAVKTFCEGSPRARQEVSCLQSSRENSHLVTFYGSESHRGHLFVCVTLCEQTLEAYLEVHRGEDVENEEDEFARNVLSSLFKAVQELHLSCAYTHQDLQPQNILIDSKNAVHLADFDKSIKWTGDPQEVKRDLEDLGRLVLYVVKKGSISFEELKAQSNEEVVRLSPDEETKDLIHRLFHPGEHVRDCLGDLLGHPFFWTWESRYRTLRNVGNESDIKTRKHKSEILKLLQPGPSEHSINADVMKKMNEFYKKSGNFYQNTVGDLLKFIRNLGEHIDEEKHKKMKLKIGDPSRYFQKTFPDLVIYVYTKLQNTEYRKHFPQTHSSNKPQCDGAGGTSRLASPGC; from the exons ATGGAGACCAGGGATCATAATGACCCCCAGGAGGGACCCATGTCCTCCAGCGGTAGAAGGGCTACAGTGGAAGACAATCACCTGCTGATTAAAGCTGTTCAAACCGAAGATGTTGACCGGGTCCAGCAATTGCTGGAAGGTGGGGCCAACGTTAATTTTCAGGAAGAGGAAGGGGGTTGGACACCTCTGCATAACGCAGTACAAATGAGCAGGGAGGACATTGTGGAACTTCTGCTTCGTTATGATGCCGACCCTGTTCTGAGGAAGAAGAATGGGGCCACGCCTTTTATCGTCGCAGCGATTGCGGGGAACGTGAAGCTGCTGGAACTTTTCCTTTCTAAAGGAGCAGATGTCAATGAGTGTGATTTTTATGGCTTCACAGCCTTCATGGAAGCCGCTGTGTATGGTAATGTCGAAGCCCTAAAATTCCTTTATGAGAGAGGAGCAAATGTGAATTTGAGGCGAAAGACAAAGGAGGATCAAGAGCGGCTGAGGAAAGGAGGAGCCACAGCTCTCATGGACGCTGCCAAAGAAGGACACGTAGAGGTCTTGAAGATTCTCCTTGACGAGATGGGGGCAGATGTCAATGCCTGTGACAATATGGGCAGAAATGCCTTGATCCATGCTCTCCTGAGCTCTCACAATTGGGATGTGGAGGCTATTACGCATCTGCTGCTGGACCATGGGGCTGATGTCAATGTgaggggagaaagagggaagacGCCCTTGATCCTGGCAGTGGAGAAGAAGCACTTTGGTTTGGTGAAGAGGCTTCTGGAGCAAGAGCACATAGAGATTAATGACACAGACAGTGACGGCAAAACAGCACTGCTGCTTGCTGTTGAACTCAAACTGAAGGACATCGCCGACTTGCTGTGCGAGCGTGGAGCCAGTACAGATTGTGGGGATCTTGTTATGATAGCCAGGCGGAATTATGACCGTTCCCTTGTGAAGCTTCTCCTCTCTTATGGAGCCAAAGAACATTTTCACCCTCCTGCCGAAGACTGGAAGCCTCAGAGCTCACACTGGGGGGCAGCCCTGAAGGATCTCCACAGAATGTACCGCCCTATGATTGGCAAACTCAAGTTCTTTATtgacgaaaaatacaaaattgctgATACTTCAGAAGGAGGCATCTACCTGGGGCTCTATGAGAAGCAAGAAGTAGCCGTGAAGACGTTCTGTGAGGGCAGCCCACGTGCACGGCAGGAAGTCTCTTGTCTGCAAAGCAGCCGAGAGAACAGTCACTTGGTGACATTCTATGGGAGTGAGAGCCACAGGGgccatttgtttgtgtgtgtcaCTCTCTGTGAGCAGACTCTGGAAGCGTATTTGGAGGTGCACAGAGGGGAAGATgtggaaaatgaggaagatgagtTTGCCCGAAATGTCCTGTCATCTCTATTTAAGGCTGTTCAAGAATTACACTTGTCCTGTGCATACACCCACCAGGATCTGCAACCACAAAACATCTTAATAG ATTCTAAGAATGCTGTTCACCTGGCAGATTTTGATAAGAGCATCAAGTGGACTGGAGATCCACAGGAAGTCAAGAGAGATCTAGAG GACCTTGGACGGCTGGTCCTCTATGTGGTAAAGAAGGGAAGCATCTCATTTGAGGAGCTGAAGGCTCAAAGTAATGAAGAGGTAGTTCGACTTtctccagatgaggaaactaaggacCTCATTCATCGTCTCTTCCACCCTGGGGAACATGTGAGGGACTGTCTGGGTGACTTGTTAGGTCATCCCTTCTTTTGGACTTGGGAGAG CCGCTATAGGACGCTTCGGAATGTGGGAAATGAATCCGACATCAAAACACGAAAACATAAAAGTGAGATCCTCAAACTACTGCAACCTGGGCCTTCTGAACATTCT attaATGCAGatgttatgaaaaaaatgaatgagttttaTAAAAAAAGTGGCAATTTCTACCAGAACACTGTGGGTGATCTGCTAAAGTTCATCCGGAATTTGGGAGAACACATTGATGAAGAAAAGCATAAAAA gatgaaattaaaaattggaGACCCTTCCCGGTATTTTCAGAAGACATTTCCAGATCTGGTGATCTATGTCTATACAAAACTACAGAACACAGAATATAGAAAGCATTTCCCCCAAACCCACAGTTCAAACAAGCCTCAGTGTGATGGAGCTGGTGGGACCAGTAGGTTGGCCAGCCCTGGGTGCTGA
- the RNASEL gene encoding 2-5A-dependent ribonuclease isoform X1, giving the protein METRDHNDPQEGPMSSSGRRATVEDNHLLIKAVQTEDVDRVQQLLEGGANVNFQEEEGGWTPLHNAVQMSREDIVELLLRYDADPVLRKKNGATPFIVAAIAGNVKLLELFLSKGADVNECDFYGFTAFMEAAVYGNVEALKFLYERGANVNLRRKTKEDQERLRKGGATALMDAAKEGHVEVLKILLDEMGADVNACDNMGRNALIHALLSSHNWDVEAITHLLLDHGADVNVRGERGKTPLILAVEKKHFGLVKRLLEQEHIEINDTDSDGKTALLLAVELKLKDIADLLCERGASTDCGDLVMIARRNYDRSLVKLLLSYGAKEHFHPPAEDWKPQSSHWGAALKDLHRMYRPMIGKLKFFIDEKYKIADTSEGGIYLGLYEKQEVAVKTFCEGSPRARQEVSCLQSSRENSHLVTFYGSESHRGHLFVCVTLCEQTLEAYLEVHRGEDVENEEDEFARNVLSSLFKAVQELHLSCAYTHQDLQPQNILIDSKNAVHLADFDKSIKWTGDPQEVKRDLEDLGRLVLYVVKKGSISFEELKAQSNEEVVRLSPDEETKDLIHRLFHPGEHVRDCLGDLLGHPFFWTWESRYRTLRNVGNESDIKTRKHKSEILKLLQPGPSEHSVSFDKWTTKINADVMKKMNEFYKKSGNFYQNTVGDLLKFIRNLGEHIDEEKHKKMKLKIGDPSRYFQKTFPDLVIYVYTKLQNTEYRKHFPQTHSSNKPQCDGAGGTSRLASPGC; this is encoded by the exons ATGGAGACCAGGGATCATAATGACCCCCAGGAGGGACCCATGTCCTCCAGCGGTAGAAGGGCTACAGTGGAAGACAATCACCTGCTGATTAAAGCTGTTCAAACCGAAGATGTTGACCGGGTCCAGCAATTGCTGGAAGGTGGGGCCAACGTTAATTTTCAGGAAGAGGAAGGGGGTTGGACACCTCTGCATAACGCAGTACAAATGAGCAGGGAGGACATTGTGGAACTTCTGCTTCGTTATGATGCCGACCCTGTTCTGAGGAAGAAGAATGGGGCCACGCCTTTTATCGTCGCAGCGATTGCGGGGAACGTGAAGCTGCTGGAACTTTTCCTTTCTAAAGGAGCAGATGTCAATGAGTGTGATTTTTATGGCTTCACAGCCTTCATGGAAGCCGCTGTGTATGGTAATGTCGAAGCCCTAAAATTCCTTTATGAGAGAGGAGCAAATGTGAATTTGAGGCGAAAGACAAAGGAGGATCAAGAGCGGCTGAGGAAAGGAGGAGCCACAGCTCTCATGGACGCTGCCAAAGAAGGACACGTAGAGGTCTTGAAGATTCTCCTTGACGAGATGGGGGCAGATGTCAATGCCTGTGACAATATGGGCAGAAATGCCTTGATCCATGCTCTCCTGAGCTCTCACAATTGGGATGTGGAGGCTATTACGCATCTGCTGCTGGACCATGGGGCTGATGTCAATGTgaggggagaaagagggaagacGCCCTTGATCCTGGCAGTGGAGAAGAAGCACTTTGGTTTGGTGAAGAGGCTTCTGGAGCAAGAGCACATAGAGATTAATGACACAGACAGTGACGGCAAAACAGCACTGCTGCTTGCTGTTGAACTCAAACTGAAGGACATCGCCGACTTGCTGTGCGAGCGTGGAGCCAGTACAGATTGTGGGGATCTTGTTATGATAGCCAGGCGGAATTATGACCGTTCCCTTGTGAAGCTTCTCCTCTCTTATGGAGCCAAAGAACATTTTCACCCTCCTGCCGAAGACTGGAAGCCTCAGAGCTCACACTGGGGGGCAGCCCTGAAGGATCTCCACAGAATGTACCGCCCTATGATTGGCAAACTCAAGTTCTTTATtgacgaaaaatacaaaattgctgATACTTCAGAAGGAGGCATCTACCTGGGGCTCTATGAGAAGCAAGAAGTAGCCGTGAAGACGTTCTGTGAGGGCAGCCCACGTGCACGGCAGGAAGTCTCTTGTCTGCAAAGCAGCCGAGAGAACAGTCACTTGGTGACATTCTATGGGAGTGAGAGCCACAGGGgccatttgtttgtgtgtgtcaCTCTCTGTGAGCAGACTCTGGAAGCGTATTTGGAGGTGCACAGAGGGGAAGATgtggaaaatgaggaagatgagtTTGCCCGAAATGTCCTGTCATCTCTATTTAAGGCTGTTCAAGAATTACACTTGTCCTGTGCATACACCCACCAGGATCTGCAACCACAAAACATCTTAATAG ATTCTAAGAATGCTGTTCACCTGGCAGATTTTGATAAGAGCATCAAGTGGACTGGAGATCCACAGGAAGTCAAGAGAGATCTAGAG GACCTTGGACGGCTGGTCCTCTATGTGGTAAAGAAGGGAAGCATCTCATTTGAGGAGCTGAAGGCTCAAAGTAATGAAGAGGTAGTTCGACTTtctccagatgaggaaactaaggacCTCATTCATCGTCTCTTCCACCCTGGGGAACATGTGAGGGACTGTCTGGGTGACTTGTTAGGTCATCCCTTCTTTTGGACTTGGGAGAG CCGCTATAGGACGCTTCGGAATGTGGGAAATGAATCCGACATCAAAACACGAAAACATAAAAGTGAGATCCTCAAACTACTGCAACCTGGGCCTTCTGAACATTCTGTAAGTTTTGACAAGTGGACGACTAAG attaATGCAGatgttatgaaaaaaatgaatgagttttaTAAAAAAAGTGGCAATTTCTACCAGAACACTGTGGGTGATCTGCTAAAGTTCATCCGGAATTTGGGAGAACACATTGATGAAGAAAAGCATAAAAA gatgaaattaaaaattggaGACCCTTCCCGGTATTTTCAGAAGACATTTCCAGATCTGGTGATCTATGTCTATACAAAACTACAGAACACAGAATATAGAAAGCATTTCCCCCAAACCCACAGTTCAAACAAGCCTCAGTGTGATGGAGCTGGTGGGACCAGTAGGTTGGCCAGCCCTGGGTGCTGA
- the RNASEL gene encoding 2-5A-dependent ribonuclease isoform X3, with product METRDHNDPQEGPMSSSGRRATVEDNHLLIKAVQTEDVDRVQQLLEGGANVNFQEEEGGWTPLHNAVQMSREDIVELLLRYDADPVLRKKNGATPFIVAAIAGNVKLLELFLSKGADVNECDFYGFTAFMEAAVYGNVEALKFLYERGANVNLRRKTKEDQERLRKGGATALMDAAKEGHVEVLKILLDEMGADVNACDNMGRNALIHALLSSHNWDVEAITHLLLDHGADVNVRGERGKTPLILAVEKKHFGLVKRLLEQEHIEINDTDSDGKTALLLAVELKLKDIADLLCERGASTDCGDLVMIARRNYDRSLVKLLLSYGAKEHFHPPAEDWKPQSSHWGAALKDLHRMYRPMIGKLKFFIDEKYKIADTSEGGIYLGLYEKQEVAVKTFCEGSPRARQEVSCLQSSRENSHLVTFYGSESHRGHLFVCVTLCEQTLEAYLEVHRGEDVENEEDEFARNVLSSLFKAVQELHLSCAYTHQDLQPQNILIDSKNAVHLADFDKSIKWTGDPQEVKRDLEINADVMKKMNEFYKKSGNFYQNTVGDLLKFIRNLGEHIDEEKHKKMKLKIGDPSRYFQKTFPDLVIYVYTKLQNTEYRKHFPQTHSSNKPQCDGAGGTSRLASPGC from the exons ATGGAGACCAGGGATCATAATGACCCCCAGGAGGGACCCATGTCCTCCAGCGGTAGAAGGGCTACAGTGGAAGACAATCACCTGCTGATTAAAGCTGTTCAAACCGAAGATGTTGACCGGGTCCAGCAATTGCTGGAAGGTGGGGCCAACGTTAATTTTCAGGAAGAGGAAGGGGGTTGGACACCTCTGCATAACGCAGTACAAATGAGCAGGGAGGACATTGTGGAACTTCTGCTTCGTTATGATGCCGACCCTGTTCTGAGGAAGAAGAATGGGGCCACGCCTTTTATCGTCGCAGCGATTGCGGGGAACGTGAAGCTGCTGGAACTTTTCCTTTCTAAAGGAGCAGATGTCAATGAGTGTGATTTTTATGGCTTCACAGCCTTCATGGAAGCCGCTGTGTATGGTAATGTCGAAGCCCTAAAATTCCTTTATGAGAGAGGAGCAAATGTGAATTTGAGGCGAAAGACAAAGGAGGATCAAGAGCGGCTGAGGAAAGGAGGAGCCACAGCTCTCATGGACGCTGCCAAAGAAGGACACGTAGAGGTCTTGAAGATTCTCCTTGACGAGATGGGGGCAGATGTCAATGCCTGTGACAATATGGGCAGAAATGCCTTGATCCATGCTCTCCTGAGCTCTCACAATTGGGATGTGGAGGCTATTACGCATCTGCTGCTGGACCATGGGGCTGATGTCAATGTgaggggagaaagagggaagacGCCCTTGATCCTGGCAGTGGAGAAGAAGCACTTTGGTTTGGTGAAGAGGCTTCTGGAGCAAGAGCACATAGAGATTAATGACACAGACAGTGACGGCAAAACAGCACTGCTGCTTGCTGTTGAACTCAAACTGAAGGACATCGCCGACTTGCTGTGCGAGCGTGGAGCCAGTACAGATTGTGGGGATCTTGTTATGATAGCCAGGCGGAATTATGACCGTTCCCTTGTGAAGCTTCTCCTCTCTTATGGAGCCAAAGAACATTTTCACCCTCCTGCCGAAGACTGGAAGCCTCAGAGCTCACACTGGGGGGCAGCCCTGAAGGATCTCCACAGAATGTACCGCCCTATGATTGGCAAACTCAAGTTCTTTATtgacgaaaaatacaaaattgctgATACTTCAGAAGGAGGCATCTACCTGGGGCTCTATGAGAAGCAAGAAGTAGCCGTGAAGACGTTCTGTGAGGGCAGCCCACGTGCACGGCAGGAAGTCTCTTGTCTGCAAAGCAGCCGAGAGAACAGTCACTTGGTGACATTCTATGGGAGTGAGAGCCACAGGGgccatttgtttgtgtgtgtcaCTCTCTGTGAGCAGACTCTGGAAGCGTATTTGGAGGTGCACAGAGGGGAAGATgtggaaaatgaggaagatgagtTTGCCCGAAATGTCCTGTCATCTCTATTTAAGGCTGTTCAAGAATTACACTTGTCCTGTGCATACACCCACCAGGATCTGCAACCACAAAACATCTTAATAG ATTCTAAGAATGCTGTTCACCTGGCAGATTTTGATAAGAGCATCAAGTGGACTGGAGATCCACAGGAAGTCAAGAGAGATCTAGAG attaATGCAGatgttatgaaaaaaatgaatgagttttaTAAAAAAAGTGGCAATTTCTACCAGAACACTGTGGGTGATCTGCTAAAGTTCATCCGGAATTTGGGAGAACACATTGATGAAGAAAAGCATAAAAA gatgaaattaaaaattggaGACCCTTCCCGGTATTTTCAGAAGACATTTCCAGATCTGGTGATCTATGTCTATACAAAACTACAGAACACAGAATATAGAAAGCATTTCCCCCAAACCCACAGTTCAAACAAGCCTCAGTGTGATGGAGCTGGTGGGACCAGTAGGTTGGCCAGCCCTGGGTGCTGA